A portion of the Pseudomonas protegens CHA0 genome contains these proteins:
- the ahpC gene encoding alkyl hydroperoxide reductase subunit C yields the protein MPIINSQVKPFKATAFKNGAFVEVSDADLKGKWSVVFFYPADFTFVCPTELEDLADNYAEFQKLGVEIYSVSTDTHFAHAAWHNTSPAIGKIQYTMIGDPTLAISRNFDVLIEEAGLADRGTFVINPEGQIKIVEINDGGVGRDASELLRKIKAAQYVAAHPGEVCPAKWKEGEATLAPSLDLVGKI from the coding sequence ATGCCTATCATCAACAGCCAAGTTAAACCCTTCAAAGCTACCGCATTCAAAAACGGCGCATTCGTCGAAGTGTCGGACGCCGATCTGAAAGGCAAATGGTCTGTCGTGTTCTTCTACCCGGCTGACTTCACCTTCGTGTGCCCAACCGAGCTGGAAGACCTGGCCGACAACTACGCCGAATTCCAGAAGCTGGGCGTCGAGATCTACAGCGTTTCCACCGACACCCACTTCGCCCACGCTGCCTGGCACAACACTTCGCCAGCCATCGGCAAGATCCAGTACACCATGATCGGCGACCCGACCCTGGCCATCTCCCGCAACTTCGATGTGCTGATCGAAGAAGCCGGTCTGGCTGACCGCGGCACCTTCGTGATCAACCCTGAAGGGCAGATCAAGATCGTTGAAATCAACGACGGCGGTGTAGGCCGTGACGCTTCCGAGCTGCTGCGCAAGATCAAGGCCGCTCAGTACGTCGCTGCTCACCCAGGCGAAGTCTGCCCAGCCAAGTGGAAAGAAGGCGAGGCCACCCTGGCTCCGTCCCTGGACCTGGTCGGCAAGATCTAA
- a CDS encoding DUF4946 domain-containing protein, whose translation MIESFKFRAAALLLLALAGVAEAEPQVTWPQGWTVEPLPAQEGEEAAKVSRQRAVKSDTAGNPLMVMELTMTQVDSGHVVNLQGVLLEMRKSVQKDFAQGGYQSVCNKIHAAQLSRLEALETTCTITQNGRHVLSQTLVAALNGDKAYVLSYAGQAAAFAESQDEILAVRNGLKL comes from the coding sequence ATGATCGAGTCTTTTAAGTTCCGCGCCGCAGCTCTGTTGCTACTGGCGCTGGCCGGTGTTGCAGAGGCCGAGCCGCAAGTGACCTGGCCCCAGGGCTGGACGGTGGAACCGCTGCCGGCCCAAGAAGGCGAAGAGGCCGCCAAGGTGTCCCGGCAGAGAGCGGTCAAGAGCGATACCGCTGGCAATCCACTCATGGTCATGGAGTTGACCATGACTCAGGTGGACAGTGGGCATGTAGTCAATCTGCAGGGGGTATTGCTGGAGATGCGCAAGTCGGTGCAAAAGGACTTTGCCCAGGGCGGTTATCAGAGTGTCTGTAACAAGATTCATGCCGCGCAGTTGAGTCGTCTCGAGGCGCTGGAGACTACTTGCACCATTACCCAGAATGGCCGGCATGTGCTCTCGCAAACATTGGTGGCGGCACTGAATGGGGATAAGGCTTATGTACTTTCATACGCTGGCCAGGCTGCGGCTTTTGCCGAGAGCCAGGATGAAATACTCGCTGTACGAAACGGCCTTAAACTTTAA
- a CDS encoding site-specific integrase produces the protein MSELDRYLQAATRDNTRRSYRAAIEHFEVQWGGFLPATAESVARYLAAYAGELSINTLRLRLSALAQWHSSQGFADPTKAPVVRQVFKGIRALHPVQEKQAQPLELQHLEQVVAWLDEEVASAAAEQRQGDLLRARRDRALILLGFWRGFRSDELCRLQIEHVQAVAGSGISLYLPRSKSDRDNLGRTFHTPALLRLCPVQAYIEWINSAALVRGPVFRGINRWGRLSEQGLHANSVIALLRQALERAGIAGEHYTSHSLRRGFATWAHRSGWDLKSLMSYVGWKDMQSAMRYVEANPFMGMARIGEKPVQQ, from the coding sequence ATGAGCGAGCTGGATCGTTATCTGCAAGCCGCCACCCGCGACAACACCCGTCGCAGCTATCGGGCGGCCATCGAGCATTTCGAAGTGCAGTGGGGCGGTTTCCTTCCGGCTACGGCCGAAAGCGTGGCCCGCTACCTGGCCGCCTATGCCGGTGAGCTGTCGATCAATACCCTGCGGTTGCGCCTGTCGGCCCTGGCCCAGTGGCACAGCAGCCAGGGCTTTGCCGACCCGACCAAGGCACCGGTGGTGCGCCAGGTGTTCAAGGGCATCCGTGCGCTGCACCCGGTACAGGAAAAACAGGCGCAACCCTTGGAGCTGCAGCACCTGGAACAGGTCGTCGCCTGGCTAGATGAGGAGGTGGCGAGTGCCGCAGCTGAACAGCGCCAGGGGGATCTGTTACGTGCCCGGCGTGATCGGGCGCTGATCTTGCTGGGCTTCTGGCGCGGCTTTCGCAGTGATGAGCTGTGCCGCTTGCAGATCGAGCATGTGCAAGCGGTGGCCGGGTCGGGCATCAGCCTCTACCTGCCCCGCAGCAAGAGTGACCGTGACAACCTTGGGCGGACCTTTCACACCCCGGCCTTGCTGCGCCTGTGCCCGGTGCAGGCCTATATCGAGTGGATCAACAGCGCGGCGCTGGTGCGCGGGCCGGTGTTTCGCGGCATCAACCGCTGGGGGCGCCTGAGCGAGCAGGGGTTGCATGCCAATAGCGTGATCGCGTTGCTGCGCCAAGCCCTGGAGCGTGCCGGTATCGCTGGCGAACACTACACCAGCCATTCCCTGCGCCGGGGCTTCGCCACCTGGGCGCACCGCAGCGGTTGGGATCTGAAATCACTGATGAGCTATGTCGGCTGGAAGGACATGCAGTCCGCCATGCGCTACGTCGAGGCCAACCCGTTCATGGGCATGGCGCGCATCGGCGAGAAGCCGGTACAGCAGTAG
- the ahpF gene encoding alkyl hydroperoxide reductase subunit F, translated as MLDANLKAQLKSYLERVTQPIEIVASLDDGAKSQEMLALLKDIVSLSNQITLLDNGSDARKPSFSLNRPGSDISLRFAGIPMGHEFTSLVLALLQVGGHPSKASAEVIEQIRSLKGEFNFETYFSLSCQNCPDVVQALNLMAVLNPNIRHVAIDGALFQAEVDERKVMAVPSVYLNGVNFGQGRMGLEEILAKLDTGAVEKQAQKLNAKEAFDVLVVGGGPAGASAAIYAARKGIRTGVAAERFGGQVLDTMAIENFISVQATEGPKLAAALEEHVKQYDVDIMNLQRASALVPAKEVGGLHEIQFESGASLKAKSVILATGARWREMGVPGEQEYKAKGVCFCPHCDGPLFKGKRVAVIGGGNSGVEAAIDLAGIVSHVTLLEFDSKLRADAVLQRKLFSLPNVKVITSALTSEVKGDGQKVTGLAYKDRDSGEFHTVDLEGIFVQIGLLPNTDWLKGTVELSPRGEIIVDARGETSLPGVFAAGDVTTVPYKQIVIAVGEGAKASLSAFDHLIRTSAPA; from the coding sequence ATGTTGGACGCCAATCTTAAAGCTCAGTTGAAGTCTTACCTGGAACGGGTCACCCAGCCGATCGAGATCGTAGCCTCCCTCGACGACGGTGCGAAATCCCAGGAAATGCTCGCGTTACTCAAAGACATTGTCAGTCTTTCCAATCAGATTACCTTGCTCGATAACGGCAGCGACGCGCGCAAGCCTTCGTTCTCGTTGAATCGCCCGGGAAGTGATATCAGCCTGCGTTTCGCCGGTATTCCCATGGGCCACGAATTCACCTCCCTGGTGTTGGCCTTGCTGCAAGTGGGTGGTCATCCATCCAAGGCCAGTGCCGAGGTGATCGAGCAGATCCGCTCGCTCAAGGGCGAGTTCAATTTCGAAACCTACTTCTCGCTGTCCTGCCAGAACTGCCCGGACGTGGTCCAGGCGCTGAACCTGATGGCGGTGCTCAACCCCAACATACGTCACGTGGCCATCGATGGCGCGCTGTTCCAGGCCGAAGTCGATGAACGAAAGGTCATGGCGGTGCCCAGTGTCTACCTCAATGGCGTGAACTTCGGCCAGGGGCGCATGGGGCTGGAGGAAATCCTCGCCAAGCTCGACACCGGTGCGGTGGAGAAGCAGGCGCAGAAACTCAACGCCAAGGAAGCCTTCGACGTGCTGGTGGTCGGCGGTGGTCCAGCGGGTGCTTCGGCAGCCATCTACGCCGCTCGCAAAGGCATCCGTACCGGTGTGGCTGCCGAGCGTTTCGGTGGCCAGGTGCTGGACACCATGGCGATCGAGAACTTCATCTCGGTGCAGGCAACTGAAGGGCCGAAGCTGGCCGCCGCCCTGGAAGAGCACGTCAAGCAGTACGACGTGGACATCATGAACCTGCAGCGGGCCAGTGCCCTGGTGCCGGCCAAGGAAGTCGGCGGCTTGCACGAGATCCAGTTCGAAAGCGGCGCCAGCCTCAAGGCCAAGTCGGTGATCCTGGCTACCGGTGCCCGCTGGCGCGAGATGGGCGTGCCGGGTGAGCAGGAATACAAGGCCAAGGGCGTGTGCTTCTGCCCGCACTGCGACGGCCCGCTGTTCAAGGGCAAGCGTGTGGCGGTGATTGGCGGCGGCAACTCCGGTGTCGAAGCGGCCATCGACCTGGCGGGTATCGTCAGCCACGTGACCCTGCTGGAGTTCGACAGCAAGCTGCGGGCGGATGCGGTGTTGCAGCGCAAGCTCTTCAGCCTGCCCAACGTCAAAGTCATCACCAGCGCCTTGACCAGCGAAGTGAAGGGTGACGGCCAGAAGGTCACCGGCCTGGCCTACAAGGACCGTGATTCGGGCGAGTTCCACACGGTGGACCTGGAAGGCATCTTTGTGCAGATCGGCCTGTTGCCCAACACAGATTGGCTCAAGGGCACCGTCGAGCTGTCGCCTCGTGGCGAGATCATCGTCGATGCCCGCGGCGAGACTTCGCTGCCTGGGGTATTTGCTGCAGGTGACGTCACCACGGTGCCCTACAAGCAGATCGTGATAGCCGTGGGCGAGGGCGCCAAGGCTTCCCTCAGTGCATTCGATCACTTGATCCGTACCTCAGCACCGGCTTGA
- a CDS encoding DNA-binding protein — protein sequence MARGGINKAVVKKARQAILARGEHPSIDAVRIEMGNTGSKTTIHRYLKELDDGANRRDSGPAPLDQELGELVGRLAQRLQEQAQEPLEQALAHFEEQKQVLEHQLNEAHQLQEQLQQQLQIQASALAGESAALQDTRSMLQSEQTRNAELNQALKGLELRLEDKEQQIHSLEEKHLHARDALEHYRAASKEQREQEQRRHEGQLQQIQMELRQAQQSALVRQDEITQLHRDNERLLSEQRAIHKELKQAQDAASKNSALQARLSEQVARQDSESTLLQERLRVAQEEVQALKEQTRKQARSSKEMELRATKAEAGLEALRLAAATKAQPDAPAKA from the coding sequence ATGGCTCGCGGAGGCATAAACAAGGCGGTGGTGAAGAAAGCGCGTCAGGCGATTCTTGCCCGCGGCGAACACCCCAGCATCGACGCAGTACGCATCGAAATGGGTAATACCGGCTCGAAAACCACCATCCACCGCTATCTCAAGGAGCTGGATGACGGCGCCAACCGGCGTGACAGCGGCCCTGCGCCCCTGGACCAAGAACTGGGCGAGCTGGTCGGGCGCCTGGCGCAACGCCTGCAGGAGCAGGCCCAGGAACCCCTGGAGCAAGCCCTCGCCCACTTCGAAGAACAGAAGCAGGTGCTGGAACACCAGTTGAACGAAGCCCACCAGCTTCAGGAGCAGTTGCAACAGCAGTTGCAGATTCAGGCCAGCGCCCTGGCCGGGGAAAGCGCCGCCCTGCAAGACACTCGCTCCATGCTGCAGAGCGAACAGACCCGCAACGCCGAACTCAACCAGGCACTCAAGGGCCTTGAGCTGCGACTGGAGGACAAGGAGCAGCAGATCCACTCCCTGGAGGAAAAGCACCTGCATGCCCGGGACGCCCTGGAGCACTACCGCGCGGCTAGCAAGGAACAGCGCGAACAGGAGCAGCGCCGCCACGAAGGGCAGTTGCAACAGATCCAGATGGAGCTGCGCCAGGCCCAACAGAGCGCGCTGGTACGCCAGGACGAGATCACCCAACTGCATCGCGATAACGAGCGCCTGCTCAGCGAACAGCGCGCCATCCACAAAGAGCTCAAGCAAGCCCAGGATGCCGCCAGCAAGAATTCGGCGCTGCAAGCCCGCCTGAGCGAACAGGTCGCCCGCCAGGACAGCGAAAGCACCCTGCTCCAGGAACGCCTGCGCGTTGCCCAGGAAGAAGTTCAGGCACTCAAGGAACAAACCAGGAAACAGGCTCGATCGAGCAAGGAGATGGAATTGCGCGCCACCAAGGCCGAGGCCGGCCTGGAGGCGTTGCGCCTGGCTGCTGCCACCAAGGCCCAGCCAGACGCACCTGCGAAGGCTTGA
- a CDS encoding EAL domain-containing protein — protein MPLTAKGPLKRSTRTFWTLLAMLLPIGLGALILYAQAERTLMHSSLETAEEAIRQFDLMLDNTDIAARALLPQVGRDCDEVRQLALREQVTRRPFVRSTNLVWRNNNYCSSLLGSFAAPLNPLDYVDGRLWLMSGNPVTPDTALLVYRWSEGDRAALATIDGYHLTNALRLISRFADLQLQVGGHWLSSDGRVHEGNPPLAAVASQQLSSSRYPYSVSSGFPEGDVWNYMKSQYPALFSLLVFFGAAAGVLAHWLQKRSASPSHELQRALGAHEFIPYFQPVVRGDTLAWAGIEVLMRWQHPKEGLVRPDLFIPFAEHSGLIVPMTRSLMQQTQQALAPHAAHFTDGFHIGINITASHCHDLQLLEDCREFLAGFPPGKVILVLELTERELIEPTTTTHQLFAALHELGVMIAIDDFGTGHSSLGYLRQFNVDYLKIDQSFVAMIGADALSLHILDSIIELSAKLDLGIVAEGIETAEQRDYLAAKGVDFLQGYLFGRPMPSAEFVAALARH, from the coding sequence ATGCCCCTGACCGCCAAAGGTCCATTGAAGCGCTCTACCCGTACCTTCTGGACATTGCTGGCCATGCTTCTTCCCATCGGGCTCGGCGCCCTCATCCTCTACGCCCAGGCCGAACGAACACTGATGCACAGCAGCCTGGAAACCGCCGAAGAGGCCATCCGCCAGTTCGACCTGATGCTCGATAACACCGACATCGCCGCCAGGGCGCTGCTGCCCCAGGTGGGCCGCGATTGTGATGAAGTCCGGCAACTGGCCCTGCGCGAACAGGTCACCCGCCGGCCGTTCGTGCGCTCGACCAACCTGGTGTGGCGCAACAACAACTATTGCAGCTCCCTGCTCGGCAGTTTCGCAGCCCCGCTCAACCCCCTGGACTACGTGGACGGCCGCCTCTGGCTGATGAGCGGCAACCCTGTCACCCCCGACACGGCCCTGCTGGTCTATCGCTGGAGCGAGGGCGATCGCGCCGCCCTGGCCACCATCGACGGCTATCACCTGACCAATGCCCTGCGCCTGATCAGCCGCTTCGCCGACCTGCAATTGCAGGTTGGCGGGCATTGGCTGTCCAGCGACGGCCGTGTCCACGAGGGCAACCCGCCACTGGCGGCCGTGGCCAGCCAGCAACTGAGCTCATCGCGCTATCCCTACAGCGTCAGCTCGGGGTTTCCCGAGGGCGACGTGTGGAACTACATGAAGAGCCAGTACCCGGCGCTGTTCAGCCTGCTGGTGTTTTTCGGCGCGGCGGCGGGCGTACTTGCCCACTGGCTGCAAAAGCGCTCCGCCTCCCCCTCCCACGAGCTGCAACGGGCACTGGGGGCCCACGAGTTCATTCCGTACTTTCAGCCGGTGGTGCGCGGGGACACCCTGGCGTGGGCCGGCATCGAAGTCCTGATGCGCTGGCAGCATCCGAAAGAGGGGCTGGTGCGCCCGGACCTGTTCATCCCCTTCGCCGAGCATTCGGGGCTGATCGTGCCCATGACCCGCTCGCTGATGCAGCAGACCCAACAAGCCCTGGCGCCCCATGCCGCGCACTTTACCGACGGTTTCCATATAGGTATCAACATCACCGCCAGCCATTGCCACGACCTGCAGTTGCTGGAGGACTGCCGGGAGTTCCTCGCCGGCTTCCCCCCAGGCAAGGTGATCCTGGTGCTGGAGTTGACCGAACGCGAACTGATCGAGCCCACGACCACCACCCACCAGCTGTTTGCCGCCCTGCACGAACTGGGTGTGATGATCGCCATCGACGACTTCGGTACCGGGCATTCCAGCCTGGGTTATCTGCGCCAGTTCAATGTGGATTACTTGAAGATCGATCAGAGTTTCGTCGCCATGATCGGTGCCGACGCACTGTCCCTGCATATACTCGACAGCATTATCGAACTCTCGGCCAAACTCGATCTGGGCATTGTCGCCGAAGGTATTGAAACTGCAGAACAACGGGATTATCTAGCAGCTAAAGGGGTGGATTTCCTGCAAGGTTATTTATTCGGACGGCCCATGCCCAGTGCCGAATTTGTTGCAGCCCTGGCGCGCCATTAA
- the galU gene encoding UTP--glucose-1-phosphate uridylyltransferase GalU codes for MIKKCLFPAAGYGTRFLPATKAMPKEMLPVVNKPLIQYGVEEALDAGLNEISIVTGRGKRALEDHFDISYELENQIKGTDKEKYLVGIRKLLDECSFSYTRQTEMKGLGHAILTGRPLIGDEPFAVVLADDLCVNLEGDGVLTQMVKLYKQFRCSIVAIQEVDPQETNKYGVIAGEMIRDDIYRVHSMVEKPKPEDAPSNLAIIGRYILTPDIFDLIEQTEPGKGGEIQITDALMKQAQNGCVMAYKFKGKRFDCGGAEGYIDATNFCFENFYKTGKAY; via the coding sequence ATGATCAAGAAATGCTTGTTCCCAGCAGCCGGTTACGGTACTCGCTTCCTGCCAGCGACTAAAGCCATGCCTAAAGAAATGCTGCCGGTGGTGAACAAGCCACTGATCCAGTACGGCGTTGAAGAAGCGCTGGATGCCGGATTGAATGAAATCTCCATCGTGACCGGCCGCGGCAAGCGCGCCCTCGAAGACCACTTCGACATCAGTTACGAGCTGGAAAACCAGATCAAGGGCACCGACAAGGAGAAATACCTGGTCGGTATCCGCAAGCTGCTGGACGAGTGCTCGTTCTCCTACACTCGCCAGACCGAAATGAAAGGCCTGGGCCACGCCATTCTGACTGGCCGCCCGCTGATCGGTGACGAACCCTTCGCCGTGGTACTGGCGGACGACCTGTGCGTCAACCTCGAAGGCGACGGCGTACTGACCCAGATGGTCAAGCTGTACAAGCAGTTCCGCTGCTCGATCGTGGCCATCCAGGAAGTCGATCCGCAGGAAACCAACAAGTACGGCGTGATTGCTGGCGAGATGATCCGTGACGACATCTACCGCGTTCACAGCATGGTCGAGAAGCCAAAGCCGGAAGACGCACCGTCGAACCTGGCGATCATCGGTCGTTACATCCTGACTCCGGACATCTTTGACCTGATCGAGCAGACCGAGCCGGGCAAGGGTGGCGAGATCCAGATCACCGATGCCCTGATGAAACAGGCGCAGAACGGTTGCGTGATGGCCTACAAGTTCAAGGGCAAGCGTTTCGACTGCGGTGGTGCCGAAGGCTACATCGACGCAACCAACTTCTGCTTCGAGAACTTCTACAAGACCGGCAAGGCTTACTGA
- the gloA gene encoding lactoylglutathione lyase, whose protein sequence is MSLNELNTFPGVTAQPDAATARFVFNHTMLRVKDITRSLDFYTRVLGFSLVEKRDFPEAEFSLYFLALVDKAQIPADAGARTEWMKSIPGILELTHNHGTENDPAFAYHNGNSDPRGFGHICISVPDIVAACERFEALGCDFQKRLNDGRMKSLAFIKDPDGYWVEIIQPAPL, encoded by the coding sequence ATGAGCCTCAACGAACTCAATACCTTTCCCGGCGTGACCGCCCAACCGGATGCGGCCACTGCCCGTTTCGTGTTCAACCACACCATGTTGCGCGTCAAGGACATCACTCGCTCCCTGGACTTCTACACCCGGGTCCTGGGCTTTTCCCTGGTGGAAAAACGCGACTTCCCTGAAGCCGAGTTCAGCCTGTACTTCCTGGCCCTGGTGGACAAGGCACAGATCCCGGCAGACGCTGGCGCACGAACCGAGTGGATGAAGTCGATTCCCGGCATTCTCGAACTGACCCACAACCACGGCACCGAGAACGATCCAGCCTTCGCCTACCACAACGGCAACAGCGACCCGCGCGGCTTCGGCCACATCTGTATCTCGGTACCGGACATCGTCGCCGCCTGCGAGCGCTTCGAAGCCCTGGGCTGCGATTTCCAGAAGCGCCTGAACGATGGCCGGATGAAAAGCCTGGCCTTCATCAAGGACCCGGACGGCTACTGGGTCGAGATCATCCAGCCAGCACCGCTATAA
- the gorA gene encoding glutathione-disulfide reductase, producing MAYDFDLYVIGAGSGGVRCARFAAGFGAKVAVAESRYLGGTCVNVGCVPKKLLVYGAHFAEDFEQASGFGWSLGEANFDWATLIANKDREINRLNGIYRNLLVNSGVTLHEGHAKLIDPQQVEVNGQRYSAKHILIATGGWPQIPDIPGREHAISSNEAFFLKELPKRVLVVGGGYIAVEFAGIFHGLGADTQLLYRGELFLRGFDGAVRKHLQEELTKRGLGLQFNADIERIDKLADGSLEVTLKDGRKLAADCVFYATGRRPMLDNLGLENTGVKLDKRGFIEVDEQYQSSEPSILAIGDVIGRVQLTPVALAEGMAVARRLFKPEQYRPVDYQMIPTAVFSLPNIGTVGLTEEQAREAGHKVQIFESRFRPMKLTLTDCQERTLMKLVVDADSDKVLGCHMVGPDAGEIVQGLAIALKAGATKRDFDETIGVHPTAAEEFVTMRTPVAG from the coding sequence ATGGCCTACGATTTTGATCTTTATGTAATTGGTGCCGGTTCCGGCGGTGTGCGCTGCGCGCGATTCGCGGCGGGTTTTGGCGCGAAGGTCGCGGTCGCTGAAAGCCGCTATCTGGGCGGTACCTGTGTCAACGTCGGCTGCGTGCCGAAAAAGCTGCTGGTGTACGGCGCGCACTTCGCCGAAGACTTCGAGCAGGCCTCGGGTTTCGGCTGGTCCCTGGGTGAGGCGAATTTCGATTGGGCGACCCTGATCGCCAACAAGGATCGCGAAATCAATCGCCTCAACGGCATCTACCGCAATCTGCTGGTCAACAGCGGCGTGACACTGCATGAAGGCCACGCCAAGCTGATCGATCCGCAGCAGGTAGAGGTCAACGGCCAACGCTACAGCGCCAAGCACATCCTCATTGCCACCGGCGGCTGGCCACAGATCCCGGATATCCCGGGGCGTGAGCATGCCATCAGTTCCAACGAGGCCTTCTTCCTCAAGGAGCTGCCCAAGCGCGTGCTGGTGGTGGGCGGTGGCTACATCGCGGTGGAGTTTGCCGGGATCTTCCATGGCCTGGGCGCCGATACCCAGCTGTTGTATCGCGGTGAGCTGTTCCTGCGCGGTTTCGACGGCGCAGTGCGCAAGCACTTGCAGGAGGAACTGACCAAGCGTGGTTTGGGCCTGCAGTTCAATGCCGACATCGAGCGCATCGACAAGCTGGCCGACGGCAGTCTTGAGGTCACCCTCAAGGATGGTCGCAAGCTGGCCGCCGATTGTGTGTTCTATGCCACCGGGCGCCGGCCGATGCTGGACAACCTGGGGCTGGAGAATACCGGCGTGAAGCTCGACAAGCGCGGTTTCATCGAAGTGGACGAGCAGTATCAGAGCAGTGAGCCGTCGATCCTGGCGATTGGCGATGTCATCGGCCGCGTGCAACTGACGCCGGTGGCCCTGGCCGAGGGCATGGCCGTGGCTCGGCGCCTGTTCAAGCCCGAGCAGTACCGTCCCGTGGATTACCAGATGATTCCTACGGCGGTGTTCAGCCTGCCGAACATCGGTACCGTCGGCCTCACCGAAGAGCAGGCGCGAGAAGCGGGGCACAAGGTGCAGATCTTCGAGAGCCGCTTCCGGCCGATGAAGCTGACCCTGACCGACTGCCAGGAACGCACCCTGATGAAGCTGGTGGTGGACGCCGACAGCGACAAGGTCCTGGGGTGCCACATGGTCGGCCCGGATGCCGGTGAAATCGTCCAGGGCCTGGCAATTGCCCTGAAGGCGGGGGCGACCAAGCGCGACTTCGACGAAACCATCGGCGTGCACCCGACGGCCGCCGAAGAGTTCGTCACCATGCGTACGCCTGTCGCGGGCTGA
- a CDS encoding c-type cytochrome, translating into MEDQSQIPAPSASAHVEYFKPPAESELPDNAYGKLVREGYALFVDTKRLAPQFVGNGLNCSNCHLDQGRLANSAPLWGAYPMYPAYRKKNDKVNTFAERLQGCFQFSMNGGKPPAADSPQITALSVYAYWLASKAPLGVELPGRGYPDVAQPAKGYDLKQGAAVYQAQCAVCHGDNGQGQKAGADYVMPPLWGKDSYNWGAGMHRINTAASFIKHNMPLGKGGSLSDQQAWDVAAFVNSHERPQDPRLVEGSIEKTRVKFHANDGVNLYGQTVEGVLIGQGIR; encoded by the coding sequence ATGGAGGACCAGTCGCAGATCCCGGCGCCGAGCGCTTCCGCCCATGTCGAGTACTTCAAGCCGCCGGCTGAAAGCGAGCTGCCGGACAACGCCTACGGCAAGCTGGTACGCGAAGGCTACGCCCTGTTCGTCGATACCAAGCGCCTGGCGCCGCAGTTCGTTGGCAACGGCCTCAATTGCAGCAATTGCCACCTTGATCAGGGGCGCTTGGCCAACTCGGCGCCACTGTGGGGCGCGTACCCGATGTACCCGGCCTATCGCAAGAAGAACGACAAGGTGAATACCTTTGCCGAGCGCCTGCAAGGCTGTTTTCAGTTCAGCATGAACGGTGGCAAGCCGCCGGCGGCGGACAGTCCGCAGATTACCGCGCTGTCGGTGTATGCCTACTGGCTGGCGAGCAAGGCGCCGCTGGGCGTCGAGCTGCCCGGGCGCGGGTATCCCGACGTGGCGCAGCCCGCCAAAGGCTACGACCTCAAGCAGGGTGCGGCGGTGTATCAGGCGCAGTGTGCGGTTTGCCACGGTGACAACGGCCAGGGCCAGAAGGCCGGTGCGGATTACGTGATGCCGCCACTCTGGGGCAAGGATTCCTACAACTGGGGTGCAGGAATGCACCGGATCAATACTGCGGCGTCCTTCATCAAGCACAACATGCCTCTGGGCAAGGGCGGCAGCCTGAGCGATCAGCAGGCCTGGGACGTGGCGGCGTTCGTCAACAGCCACGAGCGGCCGCAGGACCCGCGCCTGGTGGAGGGTTCCATCGAGAAGACCCGGGTCAAGTTCCACGCCAATGATGGGGTGAATTTGTACGGTCAGACGGTAGAAGGCGTGCTGATAGGCCAGGGCATCCGATAA
- a CDS encoding histone-like nucleoid-structuring protein, MvaT/MvaU family, whose translation MSRLAEFRAAEKALQEQLAQLESLKNDAGLKKEIEFEEKLQALMKSYDKSLRDIIAILDPNQGKAGLPQANAPKQRRARVVKVYQNPHTGELIETKGGNHRGLKAWKEQYGAATVDSWLRA comes from the coding sequence TTGTCCAGACTTGCTGAGTTTCGTGCTGCAGAAAAAGCACTTCAAGAACAGCTCGCGCAGCTTGAATCCCTGAAAAACGACGCCGGACTCAAGAAGGAAATCGAGTTCGAAGAAAAACTCCAGGCCCTGATGAAGTCCTACGACAAGAGCCTGCGTGACATCATCGCCATCCTTGATCCCAACCAGGGCAAGGCCGGCCTGCCACAGGCCAACGCCCCCAAGCAGCGCCGTGCCCGCGTGGTCAAGGTCTACCAGAACCCGCACACCGGCGAACTGATCGAAACCAAAGGCGGCAATCACCGCGGCCTGAAGGCCTGGAAAGAACAGTACGGTGCCGCCACTGTGGATTCCTGGCTGCGCGCTTGA